From a single Hymenobacter sp. YIM 151500-1 genomic region:
- a CDS encoding pentapeptide repeat-containing protein produces the protein MPRSTARKAAKPLRKPDYFPPENVLHRTLPAELARQREFEEYHFVGFDWSQADLSGWRFSECLFENCNLAGATITNTALQNVAFAGCKLLGLPFQRCRELLFAVHFDQCQLDYASFAGRALPHTRFVGCSLQEADFTQADLTGTVFQDCLLRRAVFQQTTLVEADFSTAQEVELDPTANNLKHARFSLHSLPGLLTQYGLVIVDE, from the coding sequence ATGCCGCGCTCAACTGCGCGCAAAGCGGCTAAGCCCCTGCGCAAACCCGATTATTTCCCGCCCGAAAATGTTCTGCACCGTACGCTGCCGGCAGAGCTGGCCCGGCAGCGGGAGTTTGAGGAATATCATTTCGTAGGCTTCGACTGGAGCCAAGCTGACTTGTCGGGGTGGCGGTTCAGCGAGTGTCTGTTTGAGAACTGCAACCTGGCGGGGGCCACCATTACCAACACGGCGCTTCAGAACGTGGCCTTTGCGGGCTGCAAGCTGCTGGGGCTGCCGTTTCAGCGGTGCCGGGAGCTGCTATTTGCCGTGCACTTCGACCAGTGCCAGCTCGATTACGCCTCCTTCGCCGGCCGGGCGCTGCCACACACCCGCTTCGTGGGCTGCTCCTTGCAGGAAGCCGACTTCACCCAAGCCGACCTAACCGGCACCGTGTTCCAAGACTGCCTACTACGCCGGGCTGTGTTTCAGCAAACCACGCTCGTAGAAGCCGACTTCAGCACGGCGCAGGAAGTGGAGCTGGACCCAACGGCCAACAACCTGAAACACGCCCGGTTTTCCTTACACAGCCTGCCCGGCCTGCTCACCCAGTACGGGTTGGTGATTGTGGATGAGTAA
- a CDS encoding STAS/SEC14 domain-containing protein: MPVFDELLVQHDPNRRLMRFQWLDVTNTRLRPGLVHGRDLVVEHKPAHVLVDFHCLPQLSITDELWMSVHWFPRIAAQPIQRVALVYPPGYQLHNVMMAEAVLWVGRHLTRFQLQLFDEVEAALFWLTDADEQATGCLQAEWAAAVLAHQNRRR, encoded by the coding sequence TTGCCTGTATTTGATGAGTTGCTGGTGCAGCACGACCCTAACCGGCGCCTGATGCGCTTTCAGTGGCTGGATGTGACCAATACCCGCCTGCGCCCCGGCCTGGTGCACGGCCGCGACCTGGTAGTGGAGCACAAGCCTGCCCACGTGCTCGTCGATTTTCACTGCCTGCCCCAGCTAAGCATCACCGACGAGCTGTGGATGTCGGTGCACTGGTTTCCGCGTATTGCTGCCCAGCCCATTCAGCGGGTGGCACTGGTGTACCCGCCGGGCTACCAGCTGCACAATGTAATGATGGCCGAAGCCGTATTATGGGTAGGCCGCCACCTGACGCGCTTTCAATTGCAGCTCTTCGATGAGGTCGAAGCGGCCCTGTTCTGGCTTACCGATGCCGATGAGCAGGCCACTGGTTGCCTTCAGGCCGAGTGGGCCGCCGCCGTGCTGGCTCATCAAAACCGGCGCCGCTAG
- a CDS encoding TIGR00266 family protein, with the protein MQSHDVDYKILGNDIQVLEVELDPNETVIAEAGAMVYMDEAIAFETKMGDGSEPEQGFMGKLFSAGTRLLTGESLFMTHFTHRGGYGKSRVAFSAPYPGTIIPLDLRELPQGLIVQKDGFLAAARGTKISIHFNQKLGAGLFAGEGFILQRLTGDGKAFIHAGGTVIEKRLNNELLRVDTGCVVAFEPGIDFSIARAGGLKSMIFGGEGLLLATLRGTGRVWLQSMPVKKLIQALAPNGGNAQKESGSILGGLGRVLDQ; encoded by the coding sequence ATGCAGTCCCACGACGTTGACTACAAGATTCTCGGCAATGATATTCAGGTGCTGGAAGTAGAGCTGGACCCCAACGAAACCGTTATTGCCGAGGCCGGCGCCATGGTGTACATGGACGAGGCCATAGCCTTTGAAACCAAGATGGGCGACGGCTCCGAGCCCGAGCAGGGCTTTATGGGCAAGCTGTTTTCGGCGGGCACGCGCCTGCTCACGGGCGAGTCGTTGTTTATGACGCACTTTACGCACCGCGGCGGCTACGGCAAGAGCCGGGTGGCGTTTTCGGCCCCCTACCCTGGTACCATCATTCCGCTGGATTTGCGTGAGCTGCCCCAAGGGCTCATCGTGCAGAAAGACGGCTTCTTGGCCGCCGCGCGGGGCACCAAAATCAGTATTCATTTCAACCAGAAGCTGGGCGCGGGCTTGTTTGCCGGCGAAGGATTCATCTTGCAGCGCCTCACCGGCGACGGCAAAGCGTTCATCCATGCGGGCGGCACCGTCATCGAAAAGCGCCTCAACAACGAGCTGCTGCGCGTAGACACGGGCTGCGTGGTAGCCTTCGAGCCGGGCATCGACTTCAGCATTGCGCGGGCCGGGGGCCTGAAGTCGATGATATTTGGGGGCGAAGGGCTGCTGCTGGCCACGCTGCGCGGCACGGGGCGCGTGTGGCTGCAATCCATGCCGGTGAAAAAGCTGATTCAGGCCCTGGCTCCCAACGGCGGCAATGCCCAGAAAGAAAGCGGCAGCATCCTGGGTGGCCTGGGCCGCGTGCTAGACCAGTAA
- a CDS encoding GxxExxY protein, translating to MEYKYKELTHTVIGCAMQVHRTLGAGFPEAVYQRSLALELEAVGVLFQREIVMPLFYRGKEVGARRTDFLVEGILLVELKAVSEIVPLHHQQIINYLKAYQLNVGLLINFGEASLRFKRFIQSSLSE from the coding sequence ATGGAGTACAAGTACAAGGAGTTGACGCACACGGTTATTGGGTGCGCAATGCAGGTGCATCGGACATTGGGTGCAGGATTTCCGGAAGCGGTATATCAGCGTAGCTTGGCGCTGGAGCTAGAGGCCGTTGGGGTCCTTTTTCAGCGGGAAATCGTGATGCCGCTTTTTTATCGGGGTAAGGAGGTGGGAGCGAGGCGCACTGATTTTTTAGTTGAAGGCATCCTGTTAGTTGAGTTGAAGGCCGTCAGTGAAATTGTGCCACTGCATCACCAGCAAATTATCAATTACCTGAAAGCCTATCAGTTGAATGTAGGGCTACTGATAAATTTTGGTGAGGCGAGCTTGCGCTTTAAGCGCTTCATTCAGAGCAGTCTGAGTGAGTAA
- the lptB gene encoding LPS export ABC transporter ATP-binding protein: MILRAEHLVKKYKSRTVVNDMSLYVEQGEIVGLLGPNGAGKTTSFYMTVGMVKPNEGRIFLDDRDITKLPIYQRARLGIGYLAQEASVFRDLSVEENILSVLEMTDLPKQAQRDKVEELLNEFSLTHVRKNLGRVLSGGERRRTEIARALAVDPKFVLLDEPFAGVDPIAVEEIQGIVAKLKHKNIGILITDHNVNETLSIVDRAYLLFEGKLLKAGTAEELAADEMVRRVYLGKHFELKRKI; this comes from the coding sequence ATGATTCTACGAGCCGAACACCTGGTTAAGAAGTACAAGTCGCGCACGGTTGTCAACGACATGTCTTTGTACGTGGAGCAGGGCGAGATTGTGGGCCTGCTGGGCCCAAACGGCGCCGGCAAAACCACGTCGTTCTACATGACCGTGGGCATGGTCAAGCCCAACGAAGGCCGCATCTTCCTCGACGACCGGGACATCACCAAGCTGCCCATCTACCAGCGGGCCCGCCTCGGCATCGGCTACCTGGCCCAGGAAGCATCGGTGTTTCGGGACCTGAGCGTGGAGGAAAACATCCTATCGGTGCTGGAAATGACCGACCTGCCCAAGCAGGCCCAGCGCGACAAAGTAGAAGAGCTGCTCAACGAGTTCAGCCTCACCCACGTGCGCAAAAACCTGGGCCGCGTGCTGTCGGGCGGGGAGCGGCGCCGCACCGAAATAGCCCGCGCCCTGGCCGTCGACCCCAAGTTTGTGCTGCTGGACGAGCCTTTCGCTGGCGTCGACCCTATCGCCGTGGAGGAAATTCAGGGCATCGTGGCTAAGCTCAAACACAAGAACATCGGCATCCTCATCACCGACCACAACGTGAACGAGACGCTGAGCATCGTGGACCGGGCCTACCTGCTCTTCGAAGGCAAGCTCCTGAAAGCCGGCACCGCCGAAGAGCTGGCCGCCGACGAAATGGTACGCCGCGTGTACCTGGGCAAGCACTTCGAGCTGAAGCGCAAAATATAA
- a CDS encoding GH3 auxin-responsive promoter family protein yields MQRRLASINHFRDNPHEVQQQLLRRLLHTARGTDWGRRYGYEDGMSVREFGQRVPVSSYEELYPQIERVLRGEANVLWPGRVEWSAKSSGTTNARSKYIPVTREALEEGHYRAGRDMTALATLYYPEVNILSGKTLSLGGTHGPNPFRPNEAGSRIGDVSAILMQNLPAWAEYVRTPPLELALLDEWEEKIERIARHVLQVDVRVLAGVPTWMIVLLRRVTELAGASSILDVWPRLGLFLHGAVAFGPYRELFQQLIPSPHMHYLEVYNASEGYLALQDQPDSEDLLLLLNHGIYYEFLPADQWDVPEPQAVGLADVELGRTYAVVISTNAGLWRYKIGDTVRFTSLRPYRIRISGRTKHFLNAFGEEVVVENADAAIAAACRATRTTVRDYTAAPIYFAATDGASRGGHQWLIEFTQPPQDTAHFTQVLDHTLRQLNSDYDAKRHRDLALTPPQVMVAPAGTFERWLARRGKLGGQHKVPRLSNSRELLDELLAQVAQ; encoded by the coding sequence GTGCAGCGTCGGCTGGCCAGCATCAACCACTTCCGCGACAACCCCCACGAGGTGCAGCAGCAGCTCCTGCGCCGCCTGCTGCACACGGCCCGCGGTACGGATTGGGGCCGGCGGTATGGGTATGAGGATGGGATGTCGGTCCGGGAATTTGGGCAGCGGGTGCCGGTGAGTTCGTACGAGGAGCTGTATCCGCAGATTGAGCGGGTGCTGCGGGGCGAGGCCAATGTGCTCTGGCCGGGGCGGGTGGAGTGGTCTGCCAAGAGCAGCGGCACCACCAACGCCCGCAGCAAGTACATCCCCGTCACCCGCGAAGCCCTGGAGGAGGGTCACTACCGCGCCGGCCGCGACATGACGGCCCTGGCCACGCTCTACTACCCCGAGGTCAACATTCTGAGCGGCAAAACCTTGTCCTTGGGCGGCACGCACGGCCCCAACCCTTTCCGCCCCAACGAGGCTGGCTCCCGCATCGGCGACGTGTCGGCCATTCTCATGCAAAACCTACCGGCCTGGGCCGAGTATGTGCGCACCCCGCCCCTGGAGCTGGCTTTGCTGGATGAGTGGGAAGAAAAAATTGAGCGCATCGCCCGCCACGTGCTCCAAGTGGACGTGCGCGTGCTGGCCGGCGTGCCTACGTGGATGATTGTGCTGCTGCGCCGCGTCACGGAGCTGGCCGGTGCAAGCTCTATCCTGGACGTGTGGCCGCGGCTAGGGCTGTTTCTGCACGGGGCCGTGGCCTTTGGGCCGTACCGGGAGCTTTTCCAGCAGCTGATTCCGAGCCCGCACATGCACTACCTGGAAGTGTACAACGCCTCCGAAGGCTACTTGGCCCTGCAAGACCAGCCCGACTCCGAAGACCTGCTGCTGCTGCTCAACCACGGCATCTACTACGAGTTCCTGCCCGCCGACCAGTGGGACGTCCCCGAGCCCCAAGCCGTGGGCCTGGCCGATGTGGAGCTGGGCCGCACCTATGCTGTCGTCATCAGCACCAACGCAGGCCTGTGGCGCTACAAAATCGGTGACACGGTGCGGTTCACGTCGCTTCGGCCGTACCGCATCCGCATTTCGGGCCGCACCAAGCACTTTCTGAATGCTTTCGGCGAGGAAGTAGTAGTTGAAAACGCCGACGCGGCCATTGCCGCCGCCTGCCGCGCCACCCGTACCACCGTGCGCGACTACACGGCCGCACCCATCTACTTCGCCGCCACCGACGGTGCTTCCCGCGGTGGCCACCAGTGGCTGATTGAGTTCACCCAGCCCCCGCAGGATACGGCCCACTTCACGCAGGTGCTGGACCACACCCTGCGCCAGCTCAACTCCGACTACGACGCCAAGCGCCACCGCGACCTAGCCCTCACGCCCCCGCAGGTGATGGTAGCGCCGGCCGGCACGTTTGAGCGGTGGCTGGCCCGGCGCGGCAAGCTGGGCGGCCAGCACAAAGTACCCCGCCTCAGCAATTCGCGGGAGCTGCTCGACGAGCTGCTCGCTCAGGTGGCGCAGTAG
- a CDS encoding toxin-antitoxin system YwqK family antitoxin → MFLYPRIVLGLLLAAGSLSSSCARLKRGPVGFWSRNRYGRSGDQRHGPWRGYFDTEEKRLANQGRYRHGRTVGRWRYYSPTGQLERTERYHRRPAGQVTLAYYHPNGQLSKRGQALYRSEPTVMRFFWFGEWQCYAPDGRSLPAEYYQNGHQVPTPTTTAE, encoded by the coding sequence ATGTTCCTCTACCCCCGTATCGTGCTCGGCTTGCTCCTGGCTGCGGGCAGCCTCAGCTCCTCCTGTGCCCGCCTGAAGCGCGGCCCCGTGGGCTTCTGGTCGCGCAACCGCTACGGCCGAAGCGGCGACCAGCGCCACGGCCCCTGGCGCGGCTACTTCGACACGGAAGAAAAGCGCCTGGCCAACCAGGGCCGCTACCGCCACGGACGAACCGTGGGGCGGTGGCGCTACTACTCACCCACCGGCCAGCTGGAGCGCACCGAGCGGTATCATCGGCGGCCGGCCGGGCAGGTTACGCTGGCGTATTATCACCCCAACGGACAGCTTTCCAAGCGCGGCCAGGCCCTGTACCGTTCCGAGCCCACGGTGATGCGCTTTTTCTGGTTTGGCGAGTGGCAGTGCTACGCCCCCGATGGCCGTTCCTTGCCCGCTGAGTACTACCAGAATGGTCACCAGGTACCCACTCCTACCACCACGGCTGAGTAA
- the gltX gene encoding glutamate--tRNA ligase: MEREVRVRFAPSPTGPLHIGGVRTALYNYLLARKMGGKMLLRIEDTDQNRFVPGAEQYIMDSLRWCGIEIDEGPEQGGPHAPYRQSERKPMYRQYAQQLLDSGHAYYAFDTPEELDAMRARLTAAKVPNPQYNSITRTQMRNSLTLPAEEVQQLLDSGAPYVIRLKVPRKEEVRFNDLIRGWVVVHSSSIDDKVLMKSDGMPTYHLANIVDDHLMEITHVIRGEEWLPSAPLHVLLYRYLGWESTMPQFAHLPLLLKPDGTGKLSKRDGDRLGFPVFPLEWHGQDAETGEPTVSSGYRESGYLPEAFINFLAFLGWNPGTQQELFTMPELVEAFSIERVSKSPARFDQNKVRWYNEQYLRAKPDAELAQYLTESLREQGLEVPADKAEQIAALVKERATFPADLAREAQLFFQRPTAYDEQVISKKWNAQVAGALAQFAQELPAALDASPDGIKALLTQVLDAQGIKIGQVLQALRVAVTGAAAGPDLMHIMSILGPQETAERIEAAVAALPASVA, from the coding sequence ATGGAAAGAGAAGTACGGGTGCGGTTTGCGCCCAGCCCCACGGGGCCGCTGCACATTGGCGGGGTGCGCACTGCGCTGTATAACTACCTGCTGGCCCGCAAGATGGGTGGCAAGATGCTGCTGCGCATTGAGGATACCGATCAGAACCGCTTTGTGCCGGGCGCCGAGCAGTACATCATGGACTCGCTGCGCTGGTGCGGCATCGAGATTGACGAAGGACCCGAGCAGGGCGGCCCCCACGCCCCCTACCGGCAGAGCGAGCGGAAGCCCATGTACCGGCAGTATGCCCAGCAGCTGCTCGACAGCGGCCACGCCTACTACGCCTTCGACACGCCCGAGGAGCTGGATGCCATGCGCGCCCGCCTCACGGCCGCCAAAGTGCCCAACCCCCAGTACAACAGCATCACGCGCACCCAAATGCGCAATTCCCTGACCCTGCCGGCCGAGGAAGTGCAGCAGTTGCTCGACTCGGGCGCCCCGTACGTGATTCGCCTAAAGGTGCCCCGTAAGGAAGAGGTGCGCTTCAACGACCTGATCCGGGGCTGGGTGGTGGTGCACTCGTCGAGCATCGACGACAAGGTGCTGATGAAGTCGGACGGGATGCCGACCTACCACCTGGCCAACATCGTGGACGACCACCTGATGGAGATTACCCACGTGATTCGGGGCGAAGAGTGGCTGCCCTCGGCACCCCTGCACGTGCTCTTGTACCGCTACCTGGGCTGGGAAAGCACCATGCCGCAGTTTGCCCACCTGCCCCTGCTGCTCAAGCCCGACGGCACGGGCAAGCTGAGCAAGCGCGACGGCGACCGGCTGGGCTTCCCGGTATTTCCATTGGAGTGGCACGGCCAGGACGCCGAAACCGGTGAGCCCACCGTGAGCAGCGGCTACCGCGAATCGGGCTACCTGCCCGAGGCGTTTATCAATTTCCTGGCCTTTCTGGGCTGGAACCCTGGCACCCAGCAGGAGCTGTTTACGATGCCGGAGCTGGTAGAAGCCTTCTCGATTGAGCGCGTAAGTAAGTCGCCGGCCCGCTTCGACCAGAACAAGGTGCGCTGGTATAACGAGCAATACCTGCGCGCCAAGCCCGACGCTGAGCTGGCCCAGTATCTTACGGAAAGCCTGCGCGAGCAGGGCCTGGAGGTACCCGCCGATAAAGCTGAGCAGATTGCGGCCCTGGTAAAAGAGCGTGCTACCTTCCCCGCCGACCTGGCCCGCGAGGCCCAGCTGTTCTTCCAGCGCCCCACCGCCTACGACGAGCAAGTAATCAGCAAAAAGTGGAACGCCCAGGTGGCCGGCGCCCTCGCCCAGTTTGCCCAGGAGCTGCCCGCCGCCCTCGACGCCAGCCCCGACGGCATCAAAGCCCTGCTCACGCAAGTGCTCGATGCCCAGGGCATCAAAATCGGGCAGGTGCTCCAGGCCCTGCGCGTGGCCGTAACCGGCGCCGCCGCCGGCCCCGACCTCATGCACATCATGAGCATTCTGGGCCCGCAGGAAACCGCCGAGCGGATTGAAGCTGCGGTGGCGGCCCTGCCGGCTAGTGTGGCCTAA
- a CDS encoding RidA family protein, translating into MAHSIVYSNHAPAPIGPYSQAIQAGNTVYVSGQIALDAQTGQLVGNGDVAQETHQVMRNLEAVLQAAGCTLRDVVKCSIFVKDLGNFGLINEIYGSYFSADYAPARETVEVSRLPKDVQVEISCVAVKA; encoded by the coding sequence ATGGCACACTCCATCGTTTACTCCAACCACGCTCCCGCGCCCATTGGGCCCTATAGCCAAGCCATTCAGGCCGGCAACACCGTGTACGTATCGGGCCAGATTGCCCTGGATGCCCAAACCGGCCAGCTCGTGGGCAACGGCGACGTAGCCCAGGAAACGCATCAGGTAATGCGCAACCTGGAAGCCGTATTGCAAGCCGCCGGCTGCACCCTGCGCGACGTGGTGAAGTGCAGCATCTTCGTCAAAGACCTCGGCAACTTCGGCCTCATCAATGAAATTTACGGCAGCTACTTCAGCGCCGACTACGCCCCCGCCCGCGAAACCGTGGAAGTCAGCCGCCTGCCGAAAGATGTGCAGGTAGAAATTTCCTGCGTAGCCGTGAAGGCATAA